Proteins from one Bacteroides zhangwenhongii genomic window:
- the queC gene encoding 7-cyano-7-deazaguanine synthase QueC, whose product MNREAALVVFSGGQDSTTCLFWAKRNFKKVYALSFLYGQKHQKEVEFAREIARKAEVEFDVMDVSFVGQLGHNSLTDTTMVMDQEKPADSVPNTFVPGRNLFFLSIAAVYARERGINHLVTGVSQTDFSGYPDCRDSFIKSLNVTLNLAMDEQFVIHTPLMWIDKAETWALADELGVLELIRNETLTCYNGVQGDGCGHCPACKLRREGLEKYLKSKNQ is encoded by the coding sequence ATGAATAGAGAAGCAGCATTGGTTGTGTTCAGTGGAGGACAAGACTCTACTACGTGTCTGTTTTGGGCAAAACGCAACTTTAAGAAAGTGTATGCTCTGAGTTTCCTGTATGGTCAGAAACATCAGAAAGAAGTAGAGTTTGCACGGGAGATAGCCCGGAAAGCGGAAGTGGAATTTGATGTGATGGATGTGTCTTTTGTCGGGCAACTTGGACATAACTCTTTGACTGACACTACAATGGTGATGGATCAGGAAAAGCCCGCAGATAGTGTTCCCAATACTTTTGTGCCGGGACGTAATCTGTTTTTTCTGAGCATTGCAGCGGTATATGCCCGTGAGCGCGGTATAAACCACTTGGTAACAGGGGTTTCCCAAACCGATTTCAGCGGTTATCCTGATTGCCGTGATTCCTTTATCAAGTCTCTCAATGTAACGTTGAACTTGGCTATGGATGAACAATTTGTGATTCATACTCCTTTAATGTGGATTGATAAAGCGGAAACATGGGCTTTGGCCGACGAACTGGGTGTGCTGGAGTTGATTCGTAACGAGACTTTGACGTGCTATAATGGCGTTCAAGGGGATGGCTGCGGACATTGTCCGGCTTGTAAGTTGCGTCGGGAAGGATTGGAGAAGTATTTAAAAAGTAAGAATCAATAA
- a CDS encoding nucleotidyl transferase AbiEii/AbiGii toxin family protein, which yields MLYLSTVESTTLELLKRLQQLPVLSNTRLVGGTALALQLGHRKSIDLDFFGQINVNSQELREALQTLGMLTVLSDSKNIHIYVLNGVKIDIVNYTYPWIDDVVCKDGIRLASPKDIAAMKITAIEGRGTKKDFVDIYFLLKTYSLNNILDFYAQKYSDSSSFMAMKSLAYFEDAEEDPMPYMFVDVSWDEIKRSILSHL from the coding sequence ATGTTATACTTATCAACGGTTGAATCCACAACATTGGAACTTTTAAAAAGGTTACAACAGTTACCTGTACTTAGTAATACTCGTTTGGTTGGTGGTACTGCATTAGCTTTGCAATTAGGACATCGGAAGTCGATTGATTTGGACTTTTTTGGTCAGATTAATGTAAACTCTCAAGAACTGCGGGAGGCTTTGCAGACACTTGGGATGCTGACTGTCTTGAGTGATTCTAAAAATATACACATTTACGTATTGAATGGAGTTAAAATAGATATCGTAAATTATACTTATCCTTGGATTGATGATGTTGTATGTAAAGATGGAATACGCTTGGCGAGTCCTAAAGATATTGCAGCCATGAAAATTACTGCAATTGAGGGGAGAGGTACTAAGAAGGATTTTGTAGATATCTATTTTTTGTTGAAAACGTATTCATTGAATAATATATTGGATTTCTATGCTCAAAAATATTCCGACTCATCTTCTTTTATGGCAATGAAAAGTTTAGCCTATTTTGAAGATGCGGAGGAGGATCCAATGCCTTATATGTTTGTAGATGTGTCTTGGGACGAGATTAAAAGATCCATATTATCTCATTTATAG
- a CDS encoding queuosine precursor transporter, translating into MKEKVSVPFMLLGILFNVCLIAANLLETKVIQIGSLTVTAGLLVFPISYIINDCIAEVWGFKKARLIIWSGFAMNFFVVTLGLIAVAIPAAPFWEGEEHFDFVFGMAPRIVAASLMAFLVGSFLNAYVMSKMKIASQGRNFSARAILSTVVGETADSLIFFPVAFGGIIAWKELLIMMGIQIVLKSMYEVIILPVTIRVVKAIKQIDGSDVYDTDISYNVLKVKDI; encoded by the coding sequence ATGAAAGAAAAAGTATCCGTACCTTTTATGCTGCTGGGCATTTTATTTAATGTATGCCTTATTGCGGCGAATCTTCTTGAGACAAAAGTAATCCAGATTGGTAGTCTGACCGTGACTGCAGGATTATTGGTTTTCCCGATTTCTTATATTATTAATGATTGTATCGCCGAAGTATGGGGATTCAAGAAAGCCCGCTTGATAATTTGGAGCGGTTTTGCCATGAATTTCTTTGTTGTCACTCTCGGGCTGATAGCCGTAGCCATTCCGGCTGCCCCTTTCTGGGAAGGAGAAGAACATTTCGATTTTGTATTCGGTATGGCTCCCCGTATCGTAGCTGCCAGTCTGATGGCTTTCTTGGTTGGCTCGTTTCTCAATGCGTATGTGATGAGCAAAATGAAAATTGCCAGTCAAGGGCGTAACTTTTCCGCTCGTGCCATTTTGTCAACCGTTGTAGGTGAAACGGCGGATTCGTTGATATTCTTCCCGGTGGCTTTCGGTGGAATCATCGCTTGGAAAGAGTTGCTTATTATGATGGGTATTCAGATTGTGCTGAAGTCCATGTACGAAGTGATTATCCTTCCGGTAACTATCCGTGTGGTGAAAGCTATTAAGCAAATAGATGGTAGCGATGTTTACGATACCGATATATCCTACAATGTACTGAAAGTCAAAGATATTTAA
- a CDS encoding DUF6922 domain-containing protein, whose amino-acid sequence MMEKYITQFSAYLFWDVNKDDLDMEKHSRYIIKRVLEYGMLQDWNIVKQYYGITRIVEEAKGFRELEPRALAYLSAISQTPKEQFKCYTYQRLNPQHWNF is encoded by the coding sequence ATGATGGAGAAATATATTACTCAATTTTCGGCATATCTTTTTTGGGATGTCAATAAAGACGATTTAGATATGGAGAAGCATTCACGGTATATTATAAAGAGAGTGCTTGAATATGGAATGTTACAAGATTGGAATATTGTAAAGCAATATTATGGAATTACCAGAATTGTTGAAGAGGCTAAAGGGTTTCGTGAATTGGAGCCTAGGGCTTTAGCCTATCTTTCAGCCATTTCACAAACTCCTAAAGAACAGTTCAAATGTTATACTTATCAACGGTTGAATCCACAACATTGGAACTTTTAA
- a CDS encoding RNA polymerase sigma factor, whose product MEKVEFTQGILAIQPDLHRFAYKLTSDRDSANDLVQDCVLQALDNQEKFTYSKNLKGWMYTLMRNIFVNNYRRTVREMNIMDDNYSINQKYQIEDEDADRFEFTYDMKHLYRVIHSIPEEMKVPFQMFVAGFKYREIADKLGLPMGTVKSRLFFIRKRLKEELKDFSA is encoded by the coding sequence ATGGAAAAAGTAGAATTTACTCAAGGAATATTAGCGATACAGCCGGATTTACACCGCTTTGCATATAAGTTGACGTCGGACCGTGATTCTGCCAATGATTTGGTGCAGGATTGTGTGTTGCAGGCATTGGATAATCAAGAGAAGTTTACGTACAGTAAGAACCTGAAGGGGTGGATGTATACACTGATGCGCAACATTTTTGTCAATAACTATCGTCGTACCGTTCGCGAAATGAATATCATGGATGATAATTATTCTATCAATCAAAAATATCAGATTGAAGATGAAGATGCGGACAGATTTGAATTTACATACGACATGAAACATCTGTATCGTGTGATACATTCGATACCGGAAGAAATGAAAGTTCCTTTCCAGATGTTTGTGGCAGGATTTAAGTATCGGGAGATTGCCGACAAGTTAGGGTTGCCGATGGGAACGGTAAAGAGCCGTTTGTTTTTTATCCGCAAACGGCTGAAGGAGGAACTTAAAGACTTCTCTGCTTAA
- the queF gene encoding preQ(1) synthase has product MTELKDQLSLLGRKTEYKQDYAPEVLEAFDNKHPENDYWVRFNCPEFTSLCPITGQPDFAEIRISYIPDIKMVESKSLKLYLFSFRNHGAFHEDCVNIIMKDLIKLMNPKYIEVTGIFTPRGGISIYPYANYGRPGTRFEQMAEHRLMNRE; this is encoded by the coding sequence ATGACTGAATTAAAAGACCAGCTTTCCTTATTGGGAAGAAAAACCGAGTATAAGCAAGATTATGCCCCGGAAGTATTGGAAGCCTTTGATAATAAGCATCCTGAAAATGATTATTGGGTACGTTTCAACTGCCCGGAGTTCACAAGTCTGTGTCCTATTACCGGACAGCCGGATTTTGCGGAAATACGTATCAGCTACATTCCCGATATAAAAATGGTAGAAAGCAAGAGCTTGAAACTCTATCTTTTCAGTTTCCGTAATCATGGAGCCTTTCATGAAGATTGTGTGAATATCATAATGAAAGATTTGATAAAGTTGATGAATCCCAAATACATTGAAGTAACCGGAATCTTTACTCCACGTGGTGGTATTTCCATCTATCCGTATGCTAATTACGGTCGTCCGGGAACAAGGTTCGAACAGATGGCGGAACATCGGCTGATGAATCGGGAGTAA
- a CDS encoding 2-hydroxyacid dehydrogenase: MAYTIAFFGTKPYDESSFNDKNKEFGFEIRYYKGHLNKNNVLLTQGVDAVCIFVNDVADAEVIRIMAENGVKLLALRCAGFNNVDLNAAATAGITVVRVPAYSPYAVAEYTVALMLSLNRKIPRASWRTKDGNFSLHGLMGFDMHGKTAGIIGTGKIAKILIHILKGFGMNVLAYDLYPDYNFAREEQIVYTSLDELYHSSDIISLHCPLTEETKYLINDYSISKMKDGVMIINTGRGQLIHTNALIEGLKNKKIGSAGLDVYEEESEYFYEDQSDRIIDDDVLARLLSFNNVIVTSHQAFFTREAMENIAMTTLQNIKDFINHKPLLNEVKR, translated from the coding sequence ATGGCCTATACAATTGCATTTTTCGGCACAAAGCCTTATGACGAATCGTCGTTTAACGATAAAAACAAAGAGTTCGGATTTGAAATACGTTATTATAAAGGACATCTGAATAAGAATAACGTACTGCTGACACAAGGCGTAGATGCGGTCTGCATCTTTGTGAATGATGTCGCTGACGCAGAAGTCATCCGCATTATGGCAGAGAACGGAGTAAAATTGCTGGCACTGCGATGTGCGGGATTCAATAACGTAGATTTGAATGCGGCGGCTACTGCCGGAATCACCGTAGTACGTGTTCCCGCTTACTCCCCCTATGCCGTTGCCGAATACACCGTAGCTCTGATGTTATCATTGAACCGGAAAATCCCCCGTGCATCCTGGCGCACGAAAGACGGAAATTTCTCCCTTCATGGTTTGATGGGATTCGATATGCATGGAAAAACAGCCGGAATCATCGGTACGGGGAAAATAGCAAAAATCCTGATTCATATCCTAAAAGGTTTCGGAATGAATGTGCTGGCATACGATCTTTATCCGGATTATAACTTTGCCAGAGAAGAACAAATTGTCTACACTTCGTTGGACGAACTGTATCATAGTTCGGATATCATTTCTCTGCATTGCCCGCTTACTGAAGAAACAAAATATCTTATTAACGACTATTCTATCAGTAAAATGAAAGACGGTGTAATGATTATCAATACCGGCCGCGGACAGTTAATTCACACCAATGCACTGATTGAAGGTCTGAAAAACAAGAAAATCGGATCGGCAGGATTGGACGTCTACGAAGAAGAGAGCGAATACTTCTATGAAGACCAGTCCGACCGTATCATCGACGATGATGTGCTTGCCCGCTTGCTCTCGTTCAACAATGTTATCGTCACTTCTCATCAAGCCTTTTTCACACGTGAAGCAATGGAAAACATAGCTATGACAACTTTACAAAATATAAAAGATTTTATCAATCACAAGCCTCTGCTAAATGAAGTGAAGAGATAA
- the nadC gene encoding carboxylating nicotinate-nucleotide diphosphorylase, protein MNKEKELIDKLIDLAFAEDIGDGDHTTLSCIPATAMGKSKLLIKEAGVLAGIEVAKEIFNRFDPTMKVEVFINDGAEVKPGDVAMVVEGKVQSLLQTERLMLNVMQRMSGIATMTRKYAKKLEGTHTRVLDTRKTTPGMRILEKMAVKIGGGVNHRIGLFDMILLKDNHVDFAGGIDKAITRAKEYCKEKGKDLKIEIEVRNFDELQQVLDLGGVDRIMFDNFTPEMTTKAVEMVAGKYETESSGGITFDTLRDYAECGVDFISVGALTHSVKGLDMSFKAC, encoded by the coding sequence ATGAATAAGGAAAAAGAACTGATCGACAAACTGATCGATCTTGCTTTTGCAGAAGATATAGGCGATGGTGACCATACCACCCTTTCATGTATTCCCGCTACGGCAATGGGAAAATCAAAATTACTTATCAAGGAAGCCGGTGTGCTGGCCGGTATCGAAGTGGCTAAAGAAATCTTCAATCGTTTCGATCCGACGATGAAAGTCGAAGTGTTTATCAATGACGGTGCGGAAGTGAAGCCGGGTGATGTGGCAATGGTGGTGGAAGGTAAGGTGCAATCCTTGCTTCAAACCGAACGCCTGATGTTGAACGTGATGCAGCGCATGAGCGGTATCGCGACCATGACACGCAAATATGCGAAGAAACTTGAAGGCACTCATACCCGCGTATTGGATACCCGTAAGACAACTCCCGGTATGCGTATCCTTGAAAAGATGGCAGTAAAGATTGGCGGTGGCGTAAATCATCGTATCGGGTTGTTCGACATGATTCTGTTGAAAGACAATCATGTGGATTTTGCCGGAGGTATCGACAAGGCCATCACCCGTGCCAAAGAATACTGCAAGGAAAAAGGTAAAGATCTGAAGATAGAAATAGAAGTCCGCAACTTCGACGAACTGCAACAAGTGCTTGATTTAGGTGGTGTAGACCGTATCATGTTCGACAACTTCACTCCCGAAATGACTACAAAGGCAGTAGAAATGGTGGCAGGCAAGTATGAAACCGAATCTTCCGGCGGTATCACCTTTGATACTCTTCGTGATTATGCCGAATGTGGCGTTGACTTTATCTCCGTCGGGGCTTTGACGCATTCCGTGAAAGGACTGGACATGAGCTTCAAAGCGTGCTGA
- a CDS encoding DUF4783 domain-containing protein — protein MRKRVLVGMAALLLSFSLLMAQEIPAGVITAFKRGSSQELSKYMGDKVNLVLQGSSTNVDKQKATAVMQDFFTKNKVNGFTVNHQGKRDESSFVIGTLATTNGNFRVNCFLKKVQDKCLIHQIRIDKINE, from the coding sequence ATGAGAAAACGAGTGCTCGTAGGAATGGCCGCTTTGCTTCTTTCCTTCTCGTTGCTAATGGCGCAGGAGATACCGGCAGGAGTGATTACGGCATTTAAAAGAGGAAGCTCACAAGAGCTGAGTAAGTATATGGGGGACAAGGTAAACCTGGTGCTCCAAGGTAGCTCGACAAACGTTGACAAACAGAAAGCGACCGCTGTGATGCAAGACTTCTTCACGAAGAATAAAGTCAATGGGTTTACAGTGAACCATCAGGGAAAGCGGGACGAGTCAAGTTTCGTTATCGGAACGTTGGCCACAACGAACGGAAACTTTCGTGTGAACTGCTTTCTGAAAAAAGTACAGGATAAATGTTTAATACACCAAATAAGAATTGACAAAATCAATGAATAA
- the rlmH gene encoding 23S rRNA (pseudouridine(1915)-N(3))-methyltransferase RlmH — protein sequence MKTTLLVVGRTVEQHYITAINDYIQRTKRYITFDMEVIPELKNTKSLSMEVQKEKEGELILKALQPGDVVVLLDEHGKEMRSLEFADYMKRKMNTVNKRLVFIIGGPYGFSEKVYQAAHEKISMSKMTFSHQMIRLIFVEQIYRAMTILNGGPYHHE from the coding sequence ATGAAAACAACCTTGCTCGTCGTAGGACGAACCGTAGAACAGCATTATATTACAGCTATCAACGACTATATACAGCGTACGAAACGTTATATCACTTTTGATATGGAAGTGATCCCCGAACTGAAAAATACAAAAAGTCTTTCGATGGAGGTGCAGAAAGAAAAGGAAGGGGAGCTGATTCTGAAAGCCCTTCAACCGGGTGATGTGGTGGTGTTATTGGATGAGCACGGGAAAGAGATGCGTTCCCTTGAATTTGCCGATTATATGAAACGGAAAATGAATACGGTGAACAAACGACTGGTTTTCATTATCGGAGGACCGTATGGCTTTTCGGAAAAAGTATATCAAGCGGCACACGAAAAGATTTCAATGTCAAAAATGACTTTCTCGCATCAGATGATCCGGTTGATATTCGTCGAGCAGATTTATCGGGCGATGACTATATTGAATGGAGGGCCGTATCATCACGAATAA
- a CDS encoding DcaP family trimeric outer membrane transporter, with amino-acid sequence MKTSFKMVAMLLGMGIFPLCANAQKKVIIEDEEPNSIMFISRDKAGDEIIRIMNDRSQLRFHDPNAPRFLLTDQKGKFALGIGGYVRATAEYDFGGIVDDVDFYPALIPQRGSGNFAKNQFQMDITTSTLFLKLVGRTKHLGDFVVYTAGNFRGDGKTFELQNAYAQFLGFTIGYSYGSFMDLAALPPTIDFAGPNGSAFYRTTQLSYMYDKLKNWKFGVAMEMPSVDGTTNSDVSINTQRMPDFATSAQYNWNSSSHIKLSAIIRSMTYSSNVYDKAYSKTGFGLQASTTFNVTKKLQAYGQFNYGKGIGSYLNDLSNLNVDIVPDPDNEGKMQVLPMLGWYAGLQYNFCPNFFVSGTYSLSRLYSENGYPSGNPESYRKGQYLVANAFWNVSNNMQVGVEYLRGWRTDFSSSTRHANRLNMLVQYSF; translated from the coding sequence ATGAAAACTAGTTTTAAAATGGTAGCAATGCTACTGGGGATGGGAATTTTCCCCCTCTGTGCCAATGCACAGAAAAAGGTAATCATCGAAGACGAGGAACCTAATTCCATCATGTTTATCTCCCGTGACAAAGCAGGAGACGAGATCATCCGGATTATGAACGACCGTTCGCAACTGCGTTTCCATGATCCGAATGCTCCCCGCTTCCTGCTGACTGACCAGAAAGGAAAATTCGCTTTAGGTATCGGAGGCTACGTCCGTGCGACAGCAGAATATGACTTTGGCGGTATCGTAGACGATGTGGATTTCTACCCGGCGTTGATCCCGCAACGGGGAAGCGGAAATTTCGCCAAAAATCAGTTTCAGATGGACATCACCACTTCTACCCTCTTCCTTAAATTGGTAGGACGTACGAAGCATCTCGGAGACTTTGTTGTCTATACTGCCGGAAACTTTCGTGGAGACGGGAAAACGTTTGAATTACAAAATGCTTATGCACAATTTCTCGGTTTCACCATCGGTTACAGTTACGGTTCGTTCATGGACCTCGCCGCTCTCCCTCCCACTATCGACTTTGCAGGCCCTAACGGTTCAGCATTCTACCGTACTACGCAATTAAGCTATATGTACGATAAGTTGAAAAACTGGAAGTTCGGTGTCGCTATGGAAATGCCTTCGGTAGACGGTACAACCAACAGTGATGTTTCCATCAACACGCAACGTATGCCGGACTTTGCTACTTCCGCACAATATAACTGGAACAGCAGCAGCCATATCAAACTAAGCGCTATTATACGTAGCATGACTTATTCAAGTAATGTGTACGACAAAGCTTATTCCAAAACCGGATTCGGTTTGCAAGCGTCTACAACATTCAATGTCACAAAAAAATTACAGGCTTACGGACAGTTCAACTATGGCAAGGGAATCGGCTCTTATCTTAACGACTTGAGTAATCTGAATGTAGATATCGTCCCCGACCCGGACAATGAAGGTAAAATGCAGGTTCTTCCTATGTTAGGATGGTATGCAGGATTACAGTACAACTTCTGCCCAAACTTCTTTGTTTCCGGAACGTACAGCCTGTCCAGACTATATTCCGAAAACGGATACCCAAGCGGAAATCCGGAATCATACCGCAAAGGCCAGTATTTAGTAGCCAACGCCTTCTGGAATGTCAGCAACAATATGCAGGTCGGAGTTGAATATCTGAGAGGATGGCGTACAGATTTCAGCTCTTCAACCCGTCACGCAAACCGGTTAAATATGCTGGTACAGTATTCTTTCTAA
- a CDS encoding OmpP1/FadL family transporter: MRKISLIGLVMLIVSIPTFAGGLLTNTNQHAAFLRMLSRGATFEIDGALSNPAGLAFLPNDGFHIGLSIQSAFQTRNIDASFLTYEKFGGIDPNTQRPILKPSDNPFTKYYEGKAAAPIIPSVFAAYKKGDWTISGFFGITGGGGKASFDSGLPMFESVAMAGIFQESLKKHLTSGGTSPLATPNMYDINTAMDGKQYIYALQLGLSYKINEWLSAFAGGRMNYFTGGYVGFLDAKLKADLGGGDLMHLALDCDQTGWGFTPVIGVDVKLGKLNIGAKYEFKTNLNIENNTKKIEASVDTDALDPFKHGVNTPNDIPSMLSVAAAYEFLPVLRASVEYHFYDDKNAGMAGDKQKYLTKGTNEYLMGIEWDVIKRLTLSCGAQITDYGLSDNFQSDTSFSCDSYSVGFGAKLQLSERANLNVGYMWTTYEDYTKTSQNYNGTGLSGTNVYSRTNKVFGLSIDYKF, from the coding sequence ATGAGAAAAATTTCCTTGATTGGACTTGTGATGTTAATCGTTTCAATTCCAACTTTTGCCGGAGGGCTTCTGACAAATACTAATCAACATGCCGCTTTCCTTCGTATGTTATCTCGCGGTGCTACTTTTGAAATAGACGGTGCTTTGTCTAATCCTGCCGGTTTAGCTTTCTTGCCAAATGATGGTTTTCATATTGGATTGAGCATTCAGAGTGCTTTTCAAACAAGAAATATTGATGCGAGCTTTTTGACATATGAAAAATTTGGTGGTATTGATCCCAATACTCAAAGGCCAATTTTAAAGCCTTCAGATAATCCATTTACTAAATATTATGAAGGAAAAGCTGCTGCCCCTATTATTCCTAGTGTGTTTGCTGCCTATAAAAAAGGAGATTGGACTATTTCCGGTTTCTTTGGAATTACTGGTGGAGGTGGAAAGGCTTCATTTGATAGTGGTCTTCCTATGTTTGAGTCGGTAGCTATGGCGGGTATTTTCCAGGAAAGTTTGAAAAAACACTTGACTTCTGGTGGTACAAGCCCTCTCGCTACCCCTAATATGTATGACATTAACACCGCTATGGATGGTAAACAATACATTTATGCGTTGCAATTGGGTTTGTCTTATAAAATAAATGAATGGCTTTCTGCATTTGCGGGTGGACGTATGAATTATTTCACCGGAGGTTATGTCGGCTTCTTGGATGCTAAATTGAAGGCAGATTTAGGAGGCGGGGATTTGATGCATTTGGCATTGGATTGTGACCAGACCGGTTGGGGATTTACTCCTGTTATCGGTGTGGATGTGAAGTTGGGTAAACTGAATATCGGTGCTAAATATGAATTCAAGACTAACCTTAATATTGAAAACAATACAAAAAAGATTGAGGCTTCGGTAGATACAGATGCATTGGATCCTTTTAAGCATGGTGTGAATACTCCAAACGATATACCTTCTATGCTTTCGGTTGCAGCGGCTTATGAGTTTCTTCCGGTATTGCGTGCATCCGTAGAGTATCATTTTTATGATGATAAGAATGCAGGGATGGCCGGTGACAAACAGAAATATTTGACAAAGGGTACAAATGAGTATTTAATGGGTATTGAATGGGATGTAATTAAAAGACTGACATTGAGTTGTGGTGCTCAAATTACAGACTATGGATTATCTGATAACTTCCAAAGTGATACTAGCTTTTCTTGTGATTCTTATTCTGTAGGATTTGGAGCAAAACTTCAATTGAGTGAAAGAGCAAATCTGAATGTTGGTTATATGTGGACTACTTATGAAGATTATACTAAAACTTCCCAAAACTATAATGGTACAGGGTTGTCCGGAACTAACGTATATAGCCGCACTAATAAAGTATTCGGTCTTAGCATTGACTATAAATTCTAA
- a CDS encoding porin family protein: MKKENDEITALFRARLADTGMNVRDGFWEELSQDIPVACQHRRRLLLFRVAAAASVLLVLAASSATFLYFSPKEEMEEAFTKIAATNGGQMDGDGIRVNQLPLSVEPVLQKPAPQSFGMLSQYTEDEDSLAFTFSMSFSFSSTATGHERPYGNERHSGYWQAANRNTETSADREEERADLPVTSEKIMKKRCWAVKAQVGMALPAEDGTYKIPVSAGVTVERKLNDYLGIETGLLYSNLRSAGQHLHYLGIPVRVNVTLVDTKKVDLYATVGGVADKCIAGATDNSFKEEPVQLAVTAGIGINYKINDRLAVFAEPGVSHHFSTDSKLATVRTKRPTNFNLLCGLRMTY; encoded by the coding sequence ATGAAGAAAGAAAATGATGAAATAACCGCTCTGTTTCGCGCACGTCTCGCCGATACCGGGATGAATGTACGGGATGGTTTTTGGGAAGAGCTTTCGCAGGATATTCCTGTGGCTTGTCAACATCGTCGTCGGCTCCTGCTCTTCCGTGTGGCGGCTGCGGCGTCCGTACTGCTTGTTCTGGCAGCTTCGTCAGCCACTTTCCTGTATTTCTCACCTAAAGAAGAGATGGAGGAAGCGTTTACCAAGATAGCCGCGACGAATGGAGGGCAGATGGACGGAGACGGGATACGTGTCAATCAACTGCCGCTATCGGTAGAACCGGTATTGCAGAAACCGGCTCCTCAGTCATTCGGAATGTTGTCGCAATATACGGAAGATGAGGACTCGCTTGCCTTTACTTTCTCGATGTCGTTCTCTTTCTCGTCCACGGCTACAGGGCATGAGCGCCCTTACGGTAACGAACGCCATAGTGGTTATTGGCAGGCAGCGAATAGAAATACGGAAACTTCTGCCGACCGGGAGGAAGAACGGGCGGATTTACCTGTGACTTCGGAGAAAATAATGAAGAAACGTTGCTGGGCTGTGAAAGCTCAAGTGGGTATGGCGCTTCCGGCAGAGGACGGTACTTACAAGATACCTGTTTCCGCAGGAGTAACAGTAGAACGAAAGTTGAACGACTATCTGGGGATAGAAACCGGACTGCTTTATTCAAATCTTCGTTCGGCCGGACAGCATTTACATTATCTGGGTATACCCGTGCGGGTAAACGTGACACTGGTAGATACGAAGAAAGTAGACCTTTATGCTACCGTAGGCGGAGTGGCGGATAAATGTATAGCCGGTGCGACGGATAACAGTTTTAAGGAAGAACCTGTCCAATTGGCGGTAACTGCCGGTATTGGAATCAATTATAAGATTAATGACCGGCTTGCGGTTTTTGCCGAGCCCGGTGTTTCGCATCATTTCAGTACCGATTCGAAACTGGCTACGGTACGCACGAAGCGGCCGACTAACTTTAACTTGCTCTGCGGACTTCGCATGACGTATTAA
- a CDS encoding RNA polymerase sigma factor encodes MENEIELIKGCRAGKDSARKELYTLYSKQMLAVCFRYTGDMDVAHDVLHNGFIKIFTNFSFRGESSLCTWITRVMVTQALDYLRREKRVNQLVVHEEQLPDIPDISDSGGGAGISEEQLMTFVAELPDGCRTVFNLYVFEEKSHKEIAKLLHIKEHSSTSQLHRAKYLLAKRIKEYRNHEERK; translated from the coding sequence TTGGAAAACGAGATAGAACTGATAAAGGGCTGTCGGGCAGGAAAGGATTCAGCCCGAAAGGAACTTTACACCCTCTATTCCAAACAAATGCTGGCGGTATGTTTCCGCTATACGGGTGATATGGATGTAGCGCACGATGTACTGCATAACGGTTTCATCAAGATTTTTACCAATTTCTCCTTTCGGGGCGAGTCTTCGCTCTGTACATGGATAACCCGAGTGATGGTGACTCAAGCACTCGATTACCTGCGGCGGGAGAAACGGGTAAATCAGTTGGTGGTGCATGAAGAGCAACTTCCCGATATCCCCGATATATCAGATTCGGGAGGAGGGGCAGGCATCTCCGAAGAGCAATTGATGACATTTGTTGCCGAATTGCCGGATGGTTGTCGAACCGTTTTCAACCTTTATGTGTTTGAGGAGAAGTCACACAAGGAGATAGCCAAGCTGCTTCATATTAAAGAGCACTCGTCTACTTCGCAGTTACACCGGGCCAAATATTTGTTAGCAAAAAGAATTAAAGAGTATAGGAACCATGAAGAAAGAAAATGA